A genomic window from Parvularcula sp. LCG005 includes:
- a CDS encoding porin family protein, whose product MTRNKLLLSTIAAGAFATTGALAQNYNMGTEDTGLYVGGGYSFLDIESDAGDVGDNTNALTARLGWQIVPMFSLETEASFGIDDGEFDYDGDEDDFDFDDNNDGDLDDILMADGEIGVDYLIGAYGRFNYPLTDRIDLAARAGYAFIEVDSTLQTLAGNEVEIGGSESGFAYGAGAEYDFTENHVARLDYTRYEFEDSNADGVTLAYQYKF is encoded by the coding sequence ATGACACGGAATAAATTGCTGCTTTCTACAATCGCTGCTGGTGCCTTCGCAACCACAGGCGCCCTCGCCCAGAATTATAATATGGGCACAGAAGATACAGGACTCTATGTCGGCGGCGGCTACTCCTTCCTTGATATTGAATCCGATGCCGGTGACGTGGGCGACAACACCAATGCCCTGACGGCTCGTCTCGGCTGGCAGATCGTCCCCATGTTTTCGCTGGAAACCGAGGCCAGCTTTGGCATTGATGACGGCGAGTTCGACTATGACGGCGACGAGGACGACTTCGATTTCGACGACAATAATGACGGCGACCTCGACGATATTCTGATGGCGGATGGCGAAATCGGCGTCGATTATCTGATTGGGGCCTATGGCCGGTTTAACTATCCGTTAACGGACCGTATTGATCTGGCAGCGCGCGCAGGTTATGCGTTTATCGAAGTCGATTCGACGCTGCAAACGCTGGCCGGCAATGAGGTCGAGATCGGCGGATCGGAAAGCGGCTTTGCCTATGGCGCCGGTGCCGAATACGACTTCACAGAGAACCACGTGGCACGCCTCGACTACACACGGTATGAATTTGAAGATTCAAACGCCGATGGCGTGACCCTCGCCTATCAGTACAAATTCTGA
- the lpdA gene encoding dihydrolipoyl dehydrogenase: MNVNTLIIGGGPGGYVAGIRAGQLGIDTLLVDSQPMGGTCLNVGCIPSKALIHAADEFAGIAAQAEKSALGITVQRPSIDLAATIGWKDGIVKRLNGGVAGLLKKAGTITLSGWVTLQDGKSAKVTTTDGEILVKARHLILATGSVPQAIPAIPFGPDVWSSTDALSCTAVPKSLAIIGGGYIGLELGTAFAKLGCAVTIVEATGKILPQYDDDLTAPVHKRLKSLGMTVLLDTRATSFSAGKLSVETAEASQDISAEKVLVTVGRRPRTEGFGLDGLDLEMTGPFVRVDDRCRTSMSGVYAIGDLTGNPMLAHRAMAQGEMVAEILAGHPARWDRRAIPEICFTDPEIVQVGLSAAAAKAEGYDVVTGKFPMAANGRSMTTEDEAGFVQAIARADNHLLVGLQAVGRDVSELSAGFTLALEMGARLEDIAGTIHAHPTRSEGLQEAALTALGKALHF, encoded by the coding sequence ATGAATGTGAACACCCTCATCATCGGCGGCGGTCCGGGCGGTTATGTCGCCGGTATTCGGGCCGGGCAGCTGGGTATTGATACGCTGCTCGTGGACAGCCAGCCCATGGGTGGCACCTGCCTTAATGTTGGATGCATCCCGTCAAAGGCACTCATCCATGCGGCGGACGAATTTGCCGGTATCGCGGCGCAGGCTGAGAAGAGCGCGCTTGGTATTACCGTCCAGCGCCCGTCGATTGATCTCGCTGCGACCATCGGCTGGAAAGACGGCATCGTGAAACGCCTCAATGGCGGCGTTGCCGGTCTGCTGAAAAAGGCGGGCACCATAACCCTGTCGGGCTGGGTAACCCTGCAGGACGGCAAGTCGGCCAAGGTCACGACAACAGACGGCGAGATCCTCGTCAAAGCCCGTCACCTAATTCTTGCAACAGGTTCGGTCCCTCAGGCCATACCGGCCATACCGTTCGGCCCGGACGTCTGGTCATCAACCGATGCGCTGTCATGCACGGCGGTGCCCAAGTCGCTGGCCATCATCGGCGGTGGTTATATCGGGCTAGAACTCGGGACGGCTTTTGCGAAGCTTGGATGTGCCGTCACGATCGTTGAGGCGACGGGCAAGATCCTGCCGCAATATGACGACGACCTCACCGCACCTGTTCACAAACGACTGAAATCGCTGGGTATGACCGTCCTCCTCGATACCAGGGCGACATCGTTCAGCGCCGGCAAACTGTCAGTCGAGACAGCGGAAGCGTCGCAGGACATTTCTGCGGAAAAAGTGCTGGTGACCGTCGGAAGACGCCCGCGGACCGAGGGCTTCGGGCTGGACGGCCTGGACCTCGAAATGACCGGCCCCTTTGTGCGCGTGGATGATCGCTGCCGCACGTCGATGAGCGGCGTGTATGCGATCGGCGATCTGACGGGCAATCCGATGCTTGCCCACCGTGCCATGGCGCAGGGCGAAATGGTGGCCGAGATCCTGGCGGGTCATCCGGCGCGATGGGACCGGCGGGCCATACCGGAAATCTGCTTCACCGATCCCGAAATCGTTCAGGTTGGCCTGTCGGCCGCTGCTGCGAAGGCGGAGGGGTATGACGTAGTCACCGGCAAATTTCCGATGGCAGCCAATGGCCGGTCCATGACCACCGAGGACGAGGCGGGTTTCGTGCAGGCCATCGCGCGCGCCGACAACCATCTTCTGGTGGGGCTCCAGGCCGTCGGGCGGGACGTGTCGGAGCTGTCCGCCGGGTTCACGCTGGCGCTCGAAATGGGGGCCCGGCTCGAAGACATCGCGGGCACCATTCACGCCCATCCGACTCGGTCAGAGGGCCTGCAGGAGGCGGCGCTGACCGCGCTCGGTAAGGCCCTGCATTTCTGA
- a CDS encoding dipeptidase, with protein MAILCQPAFADWSKPSKEAVHLAKETIIVDGHIDVPYRIQKSNEDVGVATEKGDFDYPRAKAGGLDAPFMAIYVAADYQETGGAKEQADTLIDLVEGIADAHPDKFEIAHSVADVKRIAKTGRIALPMGMENGAPVEDSLDNLDHFYERGVRYITLAHSRANQISDSSYDINRPWDGLSPFGEEVVARMNDLGIMVDISHISDAAFFDTLEIVRAPVIASHSSARKFTGGFERNMSDDMIKKVGENNGVIMINFGSSFLTTEYRDWVAAGGVAYQKYLTDNGLERSEELQEEFGAQWRAENPAPFADVDDVLDHIDHVVDLIGINHVGLGSDYDGVGDSLPAGLKDASTYPNLVQGLMDRGYSKRDIRKILSGNVLRVWSDVEKAAL; from the coding sequence ATGGCCATTTTATGCCAGCCCGCCTTCGCCGACTGGTCTAAACCCAGCAAGGAAGCCGTTCATCTTGCTAAGGAAACGATTATTGTCGACGGTCACATAGACGTCCCCTATCGTATTCAGAAGTCGAATGAGGATGTGGGCGTCGCGACGGAGAAGGGCGATTTCGACTACCCCCGCGCCAAGGCTGGCGGTCTCGACGCGCCCTTCATGGCAATCTATGTAGCGGCCGATTATCAGGAGACGGGCGGCGCGAAGGAACAGGCCGACACCCTCATCGATCTCGTAGAAGGGATCGCGGACGCGCATCCTGACAAGTTCGAGATTGCTCATTCCGTGGCGGATGTGAAACGCATCGCAAAAACCGGCCGCATTGCCCTGCCCATGGGCATGGAAAACGGCGCACCGGTTGAAGACAGTCTCGACAATCTCGACCATTTCTATGAGCGGGGCGTTCGCTACATCACTTTAGCGCACAGCCGCGCAAACCAGATTTCTGATTCAAGCTATGACATCAATCGTCCATGGGATGGGCTTTCCCCCTTTGGCGAAGAGGTCGTGGCGCGAATGAACGATCTGGGGATTATGGTTGATATCAGCCATATATCCGATGCTGCGTTTTTCGATACGCTCGAGATTGTCCGTGCACCAGTGATCGCAAGCCATTCCTCTGCCCGCAAGTTTACAGGCGGGTTTGAGCGCAATATGTCCGACGACATGATCAAGAAGGTTGGCGAGAATAACGGCGTCATCATGATCAATTTCGGCTCGTCATTTCTGACCACGGAATATCGTGACTGGGTGGCGGCCGGCGGTGTCGCCTATCAGAAATACCTGACCGACAACGGCCTCGAACGTTCAGAAGAACTGCAGGAAGAGTTTGGCGCGCAATGGCGGGCAGAGAACCCTGCCCCCTTCGCCGATGTGGATGATGTCCTCGACCATATCGATCACGTTGTTGATCTGATCGGTATCAACCATGTTGGTCTCGGCTCTGACTATGACGGTGTTGGCGACAGCCTGCCCGCCGGCCTGAAAGATGCTTCGACCTACCCCAATCTGGTGCAGGGACTGATGGACCGGGGCTATTCCAAACGGGACATTCGCAAGATCCTGTCCGGCAATGTGCTGCGGGTATGGTCTGACGTCGAGAAAGCCGCTCTCTAA
- a CDS encoding glutathione S-transferase, producing MDDLPLLYSFRRCPYAMRARLAICLGGQQVRLRELILRDKPDHMLSLSEKGTVPVLMLNDGTVIDESLDVMMWAVGKDPKICPPDLMKDMRDIIATNDGPFKHHLDRYKYATRYEGTDADEHRAAGFEILVGLAERLRGGGELTGSVARLVDYAVFPFVRQFRIADPDWFDAQAIPALQHWLQRHCEAGIFKTVMQKFSLWNDSQTEHVFPPLP from the coding sequence ATGGACGACCTGCCGCTTCTCTATTCATTCCGCCGCTGTCCCTATGCGATGCGGGCTCGACTGGCCATTTGTCTGGGCGGTCAACAGGTTCGTCTGCGAGAACTGATCCTCCGCGACAAGCCTGACCACATGCTGTCGCTGTCGGAAAAAGGGACGGTCCCGGTTCTCATGCTCAACGACGGCACTGTGATCGATGAATCCCTCGATGTGATGATGTGGGCCGTGGGCAAGGACCCGAAAATCTGTCCCCCGGACCTGATGAAAGACATGCGCGATATCATCGCGACGAATGATGGTCCGTTCAAACACCATCTCGACCGCTACAAATACGCAACGCGCTATGAGGGGACCGACGCAGACGAGCATCGCGCCGCCGGGTTTGAAATTTTGGTGGGGCTGGCTGAACGGTTGCGCGGGGGAGGCGAGCTGACCGGATCGGTCGCGCGACTGGTCGACTACGCCGTTTTTCCATTTGTGCGCCAGTTCCGCATTGCCGACCCAGACTGGTTCGATGCCCAGGCCATACCGGCGCTACAGCATTGGCTTCAACGACATTGCGAGGCGGGCATTTTCAAGACCGTGATGCAGAAATTCAGCCTGTGGAACGACAGCCAGACCGAACACGTGTTTCCACCGCTCCCATAA
- a CDS encoding class I SAM-dependent RNA methyltransferase, giving the protein MDNRFDIFLACPPGLEPALRDEALANGFAHPKMVPGGVEVRGGWPYVWRANLVLRGANRVLIRLAEFEARHFSDLEQGARDLPWAQFLSPGTTITVETTCRKSKIYHSDAASERIAKAAIRTGIKVDPEGDIRVSARIEKDKCTISLDTSGELLHRRGFKQAVNRAPLRETLAALFLRQCGFDGTEPVVDPMCGSGTIIIEAAEMAAGLLPGRQRSFAFEWFESHDPDAYADEKDRLIAAYRREAPFPLMLGSDRDTGAIKMSRDNAYRSGVDEHVRFEEMTVSESKPPEGAPGLVLVNPPYGMRISKPAELRGVYRALGQRLTSEFKGWRVGLITSEPALAAATGLKFLPPGPPIPHGPIRIQLYQTEAL; this is encoded by the coding sequence TTGGACAACCGTTTCGATATTTTTCTGGCCTGCCCCCCGGGTCTTGAACCCGCCCTGCGTGACGAGGCGCTGGCCAATGGTTTTGCGCATCCCAAGATGGTGCCCGGCGGCGTCGAAGTGCGTGGCGGCTGGCCCTATGTCTGGCGTGCCAATCTCGTTCTGCGCGGCGCCAACCGCGTGCTTATCCGTCTCGCCGAGTTTGAGGCGCGGCATTTTTCTGACCTCGAACAAGGCGCTCGCGATCTTCCATGGGCCCAGTTTCTGAGCCCCGGCACCACGATTACGGTCGAGACAACGTGCCGTAAATCCAAGATCTATCACAGTGACGCCGCGTCCGAGCGCATTGCCAAGGCCGCGATCCGTACCGGCATCAAGGTCGATCCGGAGGGCGATATTCGCGTCTCTGCTCGGATCGAGAAAGACAAGTGCACGATCAGCCTCGATACATCCGGTGAGCTCTTGCATCGCCGCGGGTTCAAGCAGGCGGTCAACCGGGCGCCGTTGCGTGAAACCCTGGCCGCCCTGTTCCTGCGCCAATGCGGGTTTGACGGGACCGAGCCGGTTGTCGATCCCATGTGCGGTTCAGGCACCATCATCATCGAGGCGGCTGAAATGGCGGCGGGACTATTGCCCGGGCGTCAGCGTAGCTTTGCGTTTGAATGGTTCGAGAGCCACGACCCCGACGCCTATGCCGATGAAAAAGACCGGCTGATCGCAGCCTATCGCCGTGAGGCCCCCTTCCCGTTGATGCTTGGATCGGACCGGGATACCGGCGCAATCAAAATGAGCCGGGACAATGCCTATCGGTCGGGTGTGGACGAGCACGTGCGTTTTGAAGAAATGACCGTTTCGGAATCAAAACCACCTGAAGGCGCCCCCGGTCTTGTTCTGGTCAATCCGCCCTACGGCATGCGGATCAGCAAGCCGGCCGAACTCCGCGGCGTTTATCGGGCGCTCGGGCAGCGGCTCACGTCAGAATTCAAGGGATGGCGCGTTGGCCTGATCACGAGCGAGCCAGCCTTGGCCGCGGCGACAGGTCTCAAATTCCTGCCGCCCGGTCCACCGATCCCCCACGGCCCGATCCGCATCCAGCTGTACCAGACCGAAGCCCTTTAA
- a CDS encoding SDR family NAD(P)-dependent oxidoreductase — MPLRFENRTALVTGVTSGFGRAIAIALLKDGARVIGTGRRTDRLDSLAAEMGTDMLLTQTLDMTDLPAVDTFVASLPEAFQPDILINNAGLALGMAQADEASLEDWDRMIQTNISGLVHLTRSVLPAFRTRSRADIINMSSIAGTYPYPSGNVYCATKAFVTQFSLALRADLLGSNVRVTNIEPGMAETEFSNVRFHGDDAKADSVYQGVDPLTPDDIARVTTDILALPPHVNINRIEVMPVQQAFGPFAVTRR, encoded by the coding sequence ATGCCACTTCGTTTCGAGAACAGAACGGCCTTGGTCACTGGTGTGACATCAGGATTTGGCCGGGCAATCGCGATCGCGCTGCTCAAGGACGGCGCACGCGTCATCGGCACGGGACGTCGGACAGATCGGCTGGATTCCCTGGCCGCAGAGATGGGCACGGATATGCTCCTCACGCAGACGCTCGACATGACGGATCTGCCCGCGGTCGACACCTTTGTCGCGTCGCTGCCGGAAGCCTTTCAGCCCGACATCCTGATCAACAATGCCGGTCTGGCGCTCGGCATGGCGCAGGCGGATGAAGCCAGTCTTGAGGATTGGGACCGCATGATCCAGACCAATATTTCGGGTCTTGTGCATCTGACACGCAGTGTCCTGCCGGCCTTTCGGACGCGGTCCCGCGCCGACATCATCAATATGTCGTCGATTGCGGGTACCTATCCATATCCGTCCGGCAATGTTTACTGTGCAACCAAAGCCTTCGTCACCCAGTTCTCCCTCGCCTTGCGGGCGGATCTTCTGGGGTCGAACGTCCGTGTGACGAATATCGAGCCGGGCATGGCGGAAACCGAATTTTCAAATGTCCGCTTTCATGGCGATGATGCCAAAGCGGACAGCGTCTATCAGGGTGTCGATCCGTTGACCCCGGACGATATCGCCCGTGTGACGACCGACATTCTTGCTCTTCCGCCCCACGTCAACATCAACCGGATTGAGGTTATGCCGGTGCAGCAGGCATTTGGGCCCTTTGCTGTGACCCGGCGTTAA
- a CDS encoding rhodanese-related sulfurtransferase: MSKFVVAALYHFARLEDLPVHQAHLREVLERNDVRGTILLATEGVNGTIAGDREGIDAALAAIRAMPGFSAMEHKESFATENPFLRLKVRLKKEIVTLGVPGVSPADRVGTYVTPEDWNDVINDPEVVLIDTRNDYEVQIGTFEGAVNPQTTSFREFPNWWRNFRQTTNKTKVAMFCTGGIRCEKASSFLLSEGVEEVLHLKGGILKYLETVPEEKSTWNGECFVFDGRVSVKHGLEEGDYDQCFACRRPIDDEMKADARYEPGVSCPQCHDEFNEERKAAFAERQRQIRLAQERGEQHLGTSTPRS, encoded by the coding sequence ATGTCCAAATTTGTCGTTGCCGCCCTTTATCATTTTGCCCGACTTGAAGACCTGCCGGTCCATCAGGCCCATCTGCGTGAGGTGCTGGAACGCAATGATGTGCGTGGCACGATCCTTCTGGCGACAGAAGGCGTCAACGGCACCATTGCCGGGGACCGGGAGGGGATCGACGCCGCATTGGCCGCCATCCGCGCGATGCCAGGGTTTAGCGCCATGGAACACAAGGAAAGTTTCGCAACCGAAAATCCTTTCCTCCGGCTCAAGGTTCGCCTGAAAAAGGAAATTGTGACCCTAGGCGTCCCCGGTGTCAGCCCGGCTGATCGCGTGGGCACCTATGTCACGCCAGAGGACTGGAACGACGTCATCAACGATCCCGAAGTGGTCCTGATCGACACGCGAAACGATTATGAGGTGCAGATCGGCACGTTCGAGGGGGCGGTGAACCCGCAGACGACATCGTTCCGGGAGTTTCCCAACTGGTGGCGGAATTTCCGCCAGACCACGAACAAGACCAAGGTCGCGATGTTCTGCACCGGCGGTATCCGCTGTGAGAAGGCGAGCTCGTTCCTGTTATCCGAAGGCGTCGAGGAAGTGCTGCATCTGAAGGGCGGCATTCTCAAATATCTTGAGACCGTGCCGGAAGAGAAGAGCACCTGGAACGGCGAATGTTTTGTCTTCGACGGGCGCGTCTCGGTAAAACATGGGCTGGAAGAAGGCGACTACGACCAGTGCTTTGCCTGCCGCCGTCCGATCGATGACGAGATGAAAGCCGATGCCCGGTATGAGCCGGGTGTGTCCTGTCCTCAGTGTCACGACGAATTCAACGAGGAACGAAAAGCAGCCTTTGCTGAGCGTCAGCGCCAGATCAGACTGGCGCAGGAACGCGGCGAACAGCATCTGGGAACGTCCACGCCGCGGTCTTGA
- a CDS encoding TonB-dependent receptor, producing MGKTSKMMGAAALALTTAFAGGAMTIGASALAQDATSGALVGNVTTDGGSPIQGASVTLRSNDRGFTRTATTNAAGNYRLPQLPVGTYTVTINASGYEGVTNENVRIVISSTADFSASLVGMSGPGDEIIVTGQARSISAFDANTTGLTLDVGELASKVPVQRDIQSVALLAPGATLTDSAFTAGTNRGGSGTQIGISGASVGENQFFVNGFNISDFNDFIGASVLPFEFYENVEVKTGGTSAEFGRATGGFVNATTKSGSNEFKASVNMYWAPDELREQGKSTYNYGFDATKPFNRGDIEPRNANYLDQTDEFETNISVSGPLIEDKLFYYVLLNLNNDSQTDVLNHTGFVEKTDDPTYAGKIDYFLTDTQHFEYTFFKDEQTYFTDYYDTSVDGSGFDTGLADYRNTAELTNGGSNHIFKYSGQWTDWLTLSASYGTGENANSTSAIDPAVFAATDVNTGERLTPYAVGIFETTLNERDAYRIDADLYFDFIGEHQLRLGWDREDLAASFDDRYPGAEVYTLDLPGSASDVRGAYANPDVAGQYLLDTRGGFVQVQSYNTDGSIANFRIRSRIAGAAFETQNEAFYVQDAWNIHPNVSLNLGVRFETFQNANAEGEVFYETDTLTSPRLGVNFDALGDGTLQFSGFYGRYYLPIATNTNFRLAGNERDVRANYTAGPGFDLNDIIDEDGRVKNATYRGSTTVFSDGFIKGTEETVSTNLQPQYVDEFIASVNHVVTEGSPFYAGGLLDGWELGLSYTHRELYDALEDAAVDFAVNEYCAEQGLTGCESVWSGFHHYVLINPGNDIEYSTDDAPVSSDGSFVPLSIDGSFLPEAERVYDAVSLTFERPDDGKWSLRGNYTWSDLEGNYEGSVKSDNGQTDAGLTQDFDQPGLVDNSYGKLPQHREHQFKVWGSYNVTDRLRVGANYQLSSPRQFGCIGVHPTEQFAALYDVASWYCIPQGFDASTDPTGNGFAYTPLPLFGAPDAASLGLPANTQEAASVSVATPRGSQLESDWLNNVNLSMAFTPPVADDRLTLRVDVFNVFNGQAVTDIEEEGEFGTSFDAVYASPNYGLARGYQAPRSVRLGLELDF from the coding sequence ATGGGTAAAACTTCGAAAATGATGGGCGCCGCGGCGCTGGCACTGACGACGGCATTTGCCGGCGGTGCCATGACCATCGGTGCGTCCGCACTGGCACAGGACGCCACGTCAGGTGCGCTTGTCGGTAACGTGACGACTGATGGCGGTTCGCCAATTCAGGGCGCGTCGGTAACGCTGCGGTCGAACGATCGTGGTTTCACCCGTACCGCAACAACAAACGCTGCTGGTAACTACCGCCTGCCACAGCTGCCTGTCGGTACATACACCGTGACGATCAATGCGTCCGGTTATGAAGGCGTGACGAACGAGAACGTTCGCATCGTCATCTCATCGACAGCTGACTTCTCGGCTTCGCTGGTCGGGATGTCCGGCCCGGGCGACGAAATCATCGTCACCGGCCAAGCACGTTCGATCTCTGCCTTCGACGCCAACACGACGGGCCTGACCCTCGACGTTGGTGAGCTGGCTTCGAAAGTGCCGGTTCAGCGCGACATCCAGTCCGTTGCTCTTCTCGCTCCAGGCGCAACCCTGACCGACTCGGCCTTTACGGCCGGTACGAACCGCGGTGGTTCGGGCACGCAGATCGGTATTTCCGGTGCGTCGGTTGGTGAGAACCAGTTCTTCGTCAACGGCTTCAACATCTCCGACTTCAACGACTTCATCGGTGCGTCGGTTCTGCCATTCGAATTCTACGAAAACGTAGAAGTGAAAACGGGCGGTACGTCTGCTGAATTCGGTCGTGCGACGGGTGGTTTCGTGAACGCGACAACCAAATCCGGTTCGAACGAGTTCAAAGCCAGCGTCAACATGTACTGGGCGCCGGATGAACTGCGTGAGCAGGGCAAGTCGACCTACAACTACGGTTTCGACGCGACCAAGCCATTCAACCGCGGTGACATCGAGCCTCGCAATGCGAACTATCTCGACCAGACCGACGAGTTTGAAACAAACATCTCCGTCAGCGGTCCGCTGATCGAAGACAAGCTCTTCTATTATGTCCTGTTGAACCTCAACAATGACAGCCAGACAGACGTTCTGAACCACACAGGCTTCGTCGAAAAAACCGACGATCCAACCTATGCTGGTAAGATCGACTACTTCCTGACAGACACGCAGCACTTCGAGTACACGTTCTTCAAGGACGAGCAGACGTACTTCACCGACTATTACGACACGTCGGTTGACGGAAGCGGCTTTGACACAGGTCTTGCGGACTATCGCAACACGGCCGAGCTGACGAATGGTGGTTCGAACCACATCTTCAAATACTCTGGTCAGTGGACGGACTGGTTGACCTTGTCTGCGTCTTACGGCACGGGCGAAAACGCCAACTCCACCAGCGCTATTGATCCCGCCGTGTTTGCAGCGACGGATGTCAACACCGGTGAACGTCTGACACCTTACGCTGTCGGTATCTTCGAAACGACGCTCAACGAGCGTGACGCATACCGCATTGACGCTGACCTGTACTTCGACTTCATCGGTGAGCACCAGCTCCGCCTGGGTTGGGACCGTGAAGATCTGGCAGCATCGTTCGACGATCGCTACCCAGGTGCAGAAGTGTACACGCTCGACCTGCCTGGTTCGGCAAGCGACGTGCGCGGCGCCTATGCCAATCCGGACGTTGCCGGTCAGTACCTTCTCGATACCCGCGGTGGTTTCGTTCAGGTTCAGTCCTACAACACGGACGGTTCGATCGCGAACTTCCGTATCCGTTCGCGGATTGCCGGTGCAGCGTTCGAAACACAAAACGAAGCTTTCTACGTTCAGGACGCCTGGAACATCCATCCAAACGTCAGCTTGAACCTCGGCGTTCGTTTTGAGACCTTCCAGAACGCCAACGCCGAAGGCGAAGTGTTCTACGAAACCGATACACTGACGTCACCACGTCTGGGTGTGAACTTTGACGCGCTGGGTGACGGCACGCTGCAGTTCTCCGGTTTCTACGGTCGTTACTATCTGCCGATCGCAACCAACACGAACTTCCGTCTGGCTGGTAACGAACGTGACGTTCGCGCCAACTACACGGCAGGTCCTGGTTTCGATCTGAACGACATCATTGACGAAGACGGTCGCGTGAAGAACGCCACCTACCGTGGTTCAACAACGGTCTTCTCTGATGGTTTCATCAAAGGCACCGAAGAAACGGTTTCGACCAACCTGCAGCCACAATATGTTGACGAGTTCATCGCCAGCGTGAACCACGTCGTTACAGAAGGTTCGCCATTCTATGCCGGCGGCCTGCTTGACGGCTGGGAACTTGGCCTGAGCTACACCCACCGTGAACTCTACGACGCTCTTGAAGATGCGGCCGTCGACTTCGCTGTGAACGAATATTGTGCTGAACAAGGCCTCACAGGTTGTGAGAGCGTGTGGTCGGGCTTCCACCACTACGTTCTGATCAACCCAGGCAACGACATCGAGTACTCGACCGACGACGCCCCTGTCAGCTCTGACGGTTCGTTCGTTCCTCTCTCGATCGACGGTTCGTTCCTGCCAGAAGCAGAGCGTGTCTATGACGCTGTGTCGCTGACATTTGAACGTCCAGACGATGGCAAGTGGTCGCTGCGCGGCAACTACACATGGTCGGATCTTGAAGGGAACTACGAGGGTTCAGTGAAGTCCGATAACGGCCAGACCGACGCTGGTCTGACTCAGGACTTCGACCAGCCAGGCCTCGTCGACAACTCCTACGGCAAGCTTCCACAGCACCGCGAACACCAGTTCAAAGTCTGGGGTAGCTACAACGTGACTGATCGTCTGCGTGTCGGTGCAAACTATCAGCTCTCGTCACCACGTCAGTTCGGCTGTATCGGTGTTCACCCAACGGAGCAGTTCGCTGCACTGTATGACGTCGCTTCCTGGTACTGTATCCCACAGGGCTTCGATGCCTCAACGGATCCAACAGGCAACGGCTTCGCTTACACACCGCTGCCACTGTTCGGTGCGCCAGACGCTGCCAGCCTTGGCCTCCCTGCCAACACCCAAGAGGCCGCATCGGTTTCAGTCGCAACCCCACGTGGTTCGCAACTTGAAAGCGATTGGCTGAACAACGTGAACCTCTCCATGGCGTTCACACCACCAGTCGCCGATGACCGTCTGACGCTCCGCGTCGATGTCTTCAACGTCTTCAACGGCCAAGCCGTCACTGACATTGAAGAAGAAGGCGAGTTCGGTACGTCGTTCGACGCTGTGTATGCTTCGCCAAACTATGGCCTCGCACGCGGTTACCAAGCACCTCGCTCGGTCCGTCTGGGTCTTGAACTGGACTTCTAA